The DNA sequence tgcaattttttgtaagaatgattaaaaaaataatatattattatctttaaaatttggtgattttttgttaagtatatattttttttggtaatttttttttgttaacaattaataatacttttaaaaatcacaaaaaaatatatacttaaaaaaaattaccaaatttttaatatcctatgttttttaattatgtttgtaaaattcacattaaaattcaatctctaaaacattttttgaaaatatatatttactattagttattattattgtgtttttaaattatttaaaggtATTTTTGTCGATAATAAAATTCAGGTGCATTTTTGTTAGCGTCTGaataatttgaaaacatttttataGTAATTAACCCTATATATAGTTTAATCCAACcgaattaaattataaaatttaaatgaatGATGAGTAAAAATGAcaaagataatttttattaatattagactaatttaattagatttagctGAAAAAAATCATCTTCACATATAATATTACTCAAAATATTTAACTTTCATTCATACTAAAAAAAAGAACGTAtacagagaaaaaaaaaaagaaaaggaaaaaaaaaagaaagaaagaaagaaagaaagaaagaagaaagcttATTGGGGCGCTAATGAGATGGTTGATACATAACATTTATATCAACCTACACCACACAAGTTACGAAAGCATGCAGAAATATCTCCCTTTCCTACACAAGCCGCGATGATGTTCCTTGCATTGTCCTCACTCTAGTGGTACACAGGTCCCGGAACTGGCATGTCCTTTACGATACCGCAGATTTGCTGCGTCAGGGGAAGGTTGTACTCATCCCTCAACGACTTCTCCGGTGACAACACACTAATGTACATCTGTTGTCCCAGGTAGCGGTTCTCCGCATTCTCCGACCTCAAGTTCCACATTCCAGCGTTGTCGAATGTCAACAAAATCGCCGACCATGAATTAGGGAACACTTGCACGGTGTGCCTGCTCACTGCATCAAGTAGGTTGTAGCTCTCTCTCCTTTCTGGGCTCCACCTTCCTTCCTCCATGCTGCGCAAACcatgtttaatttatttgtcaGATATGTAACAcaaaactaactaactaactaaccaACTCATTCATATACTTACCCGACGAGGAAGAAGGAGTAACCGCCAAGGTTGTAGGACTGGACGGATATGGTGGGGTTCTCAAAGATGATCTCGATGAAATCCCGGAAGGTGGCGGTGAGGACGTTAGGGGCGACGGTGATCTTGCTGATGAAATCGTGGGGGTTGTCGCTGATGATGTTGTACTTGAAGACCTTATCATCAACGCCGTAGTACTGAGCGAGTTTGAGTGGAGTCTCGGGATCAACGTGGGAAACACCGTTGATGGCGTACCTGAGCTTGCCACGATCCCTGAAGACAGAGTTGACGAACTTGATGGTGCGAGTAATGTTAATCTGACCGTAATGGTAAGATCCCTGAGGGTTAGGCCTGGCGGCGCTAGCAGTAAGGTTCCATCTGAATGTCTTGAACTGGTTGAGAGACCAGAACCAGGTTATAGGAGCGTGTGGAATGAACAAGGAAGCGGCTTTATCGGAGCCTTCGTAGCCAATGAGTGCCTTTCCGTCAAGGAAGTAACCGGTGAAGCGAGTGGAGGCAACAACCACGTAGTCCCTTGGCTCCTGATTGGCGGTGACGAGAACGGTGAAGCACTGTCCGACGTGGACATCAAGGGACTCGTAGGTGTTCTGAACGGTGTGGGAGCCTTCCGTCTCAACAAGTGTCATGGGATGGCCTTGGATTCTGAAGTTCAAGGAGTCTTTGTTACCAATGTTGCAGATTCTGAGTTTGTAGGTCTTTCCAGGCTTCATTGTGTAGAGTGGTTTCTCTTTGCCGTCGAGTTTAGCAGTTTGACCGTTGATGAGAACACCGTCAGGCATTCCAATGGACTCGCCTCTGTCAAGGATCTGCTTGAGTGCCTTGTGGCCCTTGGTGTACCAGTCACCAATGAGGAACCAGTACTCATCCTCGGGATCTGGGTATGGAACTGGGATCAACAACCTGCTGAATATTCTCAAGCCACCAACACCACCAGCCATTCTATGGAGCCCAAGGCTTGGGAAGTAGAAGTAGCTACCGATCTGATCCTTCACCTGGAACTTGTAGGTGTAGTTGGTCCCCGGTTGGATGGGGCACATTGTTCCTGGTGTACCATCTTGCCATGAATTCTTCCTCAACTGGATACCATGCCAGGTGAAGAGGAGAGGCTCGTCCAGGTTGTTGAAGACATTGACAACGATGTTGTTGTTGCTGGAGCAATTGATCTCAGGGCCAGGGAACAGGTTGTTGATGAGGATAGCTTGTTGTGGAGTACCCAATGGAGAAATCGTACCATAAGAGACATTCCATGTGTAGTAAACATATGGATCTTCAGCAATCACGGTTGCTGCATAGAGGCAAAACATTGCCACTAAAATGACTGCGCGAGCCATTTCAATGTTTTATTATTCCCTTTCAGGGGTTATTCTTTCTGGGATTATTCTTTTGGGAAGAAGTAATAGATGTTTGTAtgctttttattcttttgattTGATTAGTGCCTTGCCCCTAATTCCCCTTTTATACACACTTTCAGGTGCCTACCTGTCATTGGTTTCTAAGTTTCTTCCGAACTTGTGTCTCCACCACTGTGCTTTCTTGGTTCACCTTAAGAAACTACCTAATATTAGCAACACAGATGCAATTATTACGGGTTTGTATTGTTGGCGAAAATTCTTACTATCATGTGAGTATGGAGATTATTTATCTtcactgtttttttttttagtttgacTCTAGATTCTAAATAACTGTTAATTATATTCGTCCTACATTAAGATGAAAATTGCTCTAttaaattcaagaaaaaaaaaacagaaatgTTCAATGTGGCTTATGGCTTAGTCccttaaaaagattttatgtaaTATTTATCTACtggtatttttaaatttagatgctttaaattttatattattattttagaggATAAAATAAGATCTCTTAacattgaatatttttttatattttttttgtcttacttataaaataaatagtaatagatcatattttattctctaaaataaaatttaaaattttaaaaatctaaatccGTTATTTTTGTCCTTAATTCATATATCTTTTGTATACAAATGATCCTAGTTATATCTACACTCAAATACCAGTAATTCTATAAAGAGAACAATATTTGTATACTTTTTTATGTATATctcttttgtatattttttcatggtataaaagggaaaaaaatattttctcttacTTTTTATTAATCACTTTTAATTCTAAACTAAGAGCATATTCCACCTAATCGAATCAAGAGCATACAAAACATATTTCAGTCCTAGCAGTTACGGGTGTTCATGGATTGGGTAAAATTAGGTTGATGTGATTTAAATCTGGCCTAAAATATATCTCGAACCTATTTGTTAGATTTGAATCCGGTCTAAAACTCGATAAAATCTACACATTTTCAGGCCACGATTATATTGGATAAAAACTGGATCGTTAACATTACTTTTTTATAAGttagcatgtaaaaatatctaaatttttaaaactccAATCATTATTTCACATGGTAAAATttacttagaaaaatataacaagatcCTTccctaaaattaaagcataaccacaatcaatactaatattatctaataacaccaaatatttaaataaatacaaataacacaatattatatattagtctaaagtcttatgcattttaaacataaaatattaacttatagtcttataataattaataacacaaaatattaaagtttacaatacttaaattccacataagaatagccatcatccatcactaataatacaaaatattaattgtgtataaTGATCAGGCCATAGAGCCGAGTTCGGACGGCCTTAGATATGGCCCGaacccgacccgaaataatgatCGGGTTTATTTTTGAGACCTTACCCGATTCTAAACCTAgtaaaatcacaccaaattagctCCTAAAAAGTTCGGGGCCGGGTCGGATCATAAACACCCCTAATAACAGTAATGGTAGAGATTATGCATTgggagtggatcctctccaATAGAAGAAAAACTGGATGGTATCCAGTGAAAAATCTTACCCTTCATTGTATTCTCTCTCTCATTTATTTCTGGTCCCACTTATAGAATTAAAGGTGGGAAATTACATTTTATTCTTtccaataacaaaaaaaatagagagaatCCATTTCGTTATGCATTTTTCTACCtgtatttaaaattttggaAATGGTGGGCTTTTATGGCCTCCAATGTAGCCCAAAAAACGTAAAAAGGGACACTGCCAATGGTAAGTGAAACTTTGTTTATCGCAATTATTTCTACTAATGTATCTTCACAAATTTCAACTCTAAATCATGTCCAAAAAAAATAACTCTAAATAGTTCTCTTCCCAAAGAAATTAGAGTCCAAATAACAGAGGGCTGTAGATTAGCGTTTTCACCACAAAAAATGGTATAAAGTGTATATTTGTCATTTGAGTATTAACTTCTGGACAAATAATATTCATTTACTACGCCTTGAGCCAGAAGCGGGGATTGATGGTGATTTGGGACTGAATGTGGGTTTTATCATTTATGGGATTGTTGTATAATTTGGTGGCCTATGTTTAATATTTACGTCATGGGGGTCATtgtataaaaataagaaaatagctATACAGCCAAAATCAAGCTTGAAAGTGGCTTCAGTATCAAGATCAGAGCTCACCTGACCATTAAAATTATCTCTAACTCTTCAATACTTTTTCTCTcgtgttttcttttaattttacttataaaattaacgataaaaaattacattttaccCTTTCAAGTGgaaaaaaatattgagaagCCATTGCCCGTATAACATATATCTTGTGTTAGTTTAAG is a window from the Arachis stenosperma cultivar V10309 chromosome 3, arast.V10309.gnm1.PFL2, whole genome shotgun sequence genome containing:
- the LOC130967193 gene encoding L-ascorbate oxidase homolog; translated protein: MARAVILVAMFCLYAATVIAEDPYVYYTWNVSYGTISPLGTPQQAILINNLFPGPEINCSSNNNIVVNVFNNLDEPLLFTWHGIQLRKNSWQDGTPGTMCPIQPGTNYTYKFQVKDQIGSYFYFPSLGLHRMAGGVGGLRIFSRLLIPVPYPDPEDEYWFLIGDWYTKGHKALKQILDRGESIGMPDGVLINGQTAKLDGKEKPLYTMKPGKTYKLRICNIGNKDSLNFRIQGHPMTLVETEGSHTVQNTYESLDVHVGQCFTVLVTANQEPRDYVVVASTRFTGYFLDGKALIGYEGSDKAASLFIPHAPITWFWSLNQFKTFRWNLTASAARPNPQGSYHYGQINITRTIKFVNSVFRDRGKLRYAINGVSHVDPETPLKLAQYYGVDDKVFKYNIISDNPHDFISKITVAPNVLTATFRDFIEIIFENPTISVQSYNLGGYSFFLVGMEEGRWSPERRESYNLLDAVSRHTVQVFPNSWSAILLTFDNAGMWNLRSENAENRYLGQQMYISVLSPEKSLRDEYNLPLTQQICGIVKDMPVPGPVYH